In Bradyrhizobium lablabi, one DNA window encodes the following:
- a CDS encoding metallophosphoesterase family protein gives MRLLAFSDVHHNLMAVRKLRAQEENSFDAIVVAGDIGSNSAPDFFKILSTFKCPILYVYGNWDHELTYKSSFGRNCHLIHSNMVQIGKLSFTGFSGCPTNWGMNPIYGKLHRQIEADNADVIAALKNDIPSISKTRRTKAYQKYIAQRQLAKSEALRLNRQGVSNAMREAGTDPQKCIIITHERLSRLSQELPGTLLHIFGHIHKYSDHTFKGTRYIDVAALDRPRPDVGNYATIEIDSRLEVEAKCIPLAQ, from the coding sequence ATGAGGTTGCTAGCTTTTTCAGACGTTCATCACAATTTGATGGCCGTCAGGAAGCTGCGAGCGCAAGAAGAAAACTCCTTCGACGCAATCGTTGTTGCTGGCGACATAGGCAGCAACAGTGCCCCAGACTTTTTCAAAATTCTTTCCACGTTCAAATGCCCAATCCTGTATGTTTATGGAAATTGGGACCATGAACTAACGTACAAATCGTCTTTTGGACGCAACTGCCATCTCATTCATTCGAATATGGTCCAAATAGGTAAGCTCAGCTTCACGGGCTTCAGTGGATGCCCCACAAACTGGGGGATGAATCCGATCTACGGAAAGCTTCATCGACAAATCGAAGCTGATAACGCAGATGTTATCGCGGCGCTAAAGAATGATATCCCATCCATTAGCAAAACTCGGCGGACTAAAGCCTACCAAAAATATATCGCACAGCGTCAACTGGCGAAGAGTGAGGCCCTCAGATTAAACCGGCAAGGCGTCAGCAACGCTATGAGAGAAGCGGGGACTGATCCCCAAAAATGTATAATCATAACGCATGAACGCCTGAGTCGGTTGAGCCAGGAACTACCTGGAACGCTTTTGCACATTTTCGGTCATATTCATAAATACTCAGACCATACGTTCAAGGGTACAAGATACATAGATGTTGCCGCATTGGACCGTCCGAGACCCGATGTGGGCAATTACGCGACAATAGAAATAGACTCACGCCTAGAGGTAGAAGCCAAATGCATACCGCTTGCTCAATAG
- a CDS encoding accessory factor UbiK family protein, which translates to MTQTSNRFFDEIGRLMNDAAGAAQGVKREVDTVVRNQAEKILRDLDVVKREEFEAVKDMARLAREENEALKARIAALEAKLGVSPTAPDAGSLKTGG; encoded by the coding sequence ATGACCCAGACCAGCAATCGGTTCTTCGACGAGATCGGGCGCCTGATGAACGACGCCGCCGGCGCCGCCCAGGGTGTCAAGCGCGAGGTCGACACGGTGGTCCGCAATCAGGCCGAAAAAATCCTGCGCGACCTCGACGTCGTCAAGCGCGAGGAATTCGAGGCGGTCAAGGACATGGCCCGGCTGGCGCGCGAGGAAAACGAGGCGCTGAAGGCGCGGATCGCGGCACTTGAGGCCAAACTCGGCGTCTCGCCGACGGCACCGGATGCTGGCAGCCTGAAGACGGGCGGCTGA
- a CDS encoding dienelactone hydrolase family protein, with product MIDQQIEIPTKDGHTTTFISHPERGGPFPVIIFYMDAPAIREELRDMARRLATSGYYVMLPNLYYRSGVMELGPIPPDPEAPERKRMFGYMNSINIPLVMEDTRALLAYADSQPAARANIVGAVGYCMSGRYAINAATHFPERVKAAASIYGTHLATDQPDSPHLAGKKTKAELYFGCAETDVYAPMEIIEKVKQGMKDGDAKAEVEIYPGTHHGFAFPKRPVYHRDAAERHWERLLALYRRNLSRHE from the coding sequence ATGATCGACCAGCAGATCGAAATTCCGACCAAGGACGGCCACACCACCACCTTCATCAGCCATCCCGAGCGCGGCGGACCCTTTCCCGTCATCATCTTCTACATGGACGCGCCGGCGATCCGCGAGGAACTGCGCGACATGGCGCGGCGGCTCGCCACGTCGGGCTATTACGTGATGCTGCCGAACCTGTATTACCGCTCCGGCGTGATGGAACTCGGGCCTATCCCTCCGGACCCGGAAGCGCCCGAGCGCAAGCGCATGTTCGGATACATGAACTCGATCAATATTCCCTTGGTGATGGAGGACACGCGCGCGCTGCTCGCTTACGCCGATAGCCAACCGGCGGCGCGCGCGAACATTGTCGGCGCCGTCGGCTACTGCATGAGCGGGCGCTATGCGATCAACGCGGCGACGCATTTTCCGGAGCGGGTAAAAGCCGCCGCCTCGATCTATGGAACGCATCTGGCGACCGACCAGCCCGACAGCCCGCATCTCGCCGGAAAGAAGACAAAAGCCGAGCTCTATTTCGGCTGCGCGGAAACCGATGTTTACGCGCCGATGGAGATCATCGAGAAGGTAAAGCAGGGAATGAAGGACGGCGATGCCAAAGCCGAGGTCGAGATCTATCCCGGCACCCATCACGGTTTTGCATTCCCAAAACGCCCGGTTTACCACCGCGACGCCGCCGAGCGGCACTGGGAACGGCTGTTGGCGCTCTATCGCCGCAATCTGTCGAGACACGAATGA
- the pgeF gene encoding peptidoglycan editing factor PgeF, with protein sequence MRLASPLLSAIPGLRHAFFTREGGVSDGIYQSLNGGIGSKDDPAKVAENRRRMAEAMGVEQTRFLSAHQTHSPDVAVATGPWQGTSRPLADAIVTRTEGLAIGASAADCGPILLADPSARVIGAAHAGWKGALTGVVESTVDAMEKLGAERTGIVAAIGPLIRQHSYEVGSEFVERFLEADAENGMFFIPAAREGHSMFDLAGFIRMRLENAGVLMIDDTGADTYSDERFFSYRRSVHLKEPDYGRHVHSIVLESD encoded by the coding sequence ATGAGACTGGCTTCCCCGCTGCTCTCAGCCATCCCTGGTCTGCGCCACGCTTTCTTCACGCGCGAGGGCGGCGTCTCGGACGGCATCTATCAAAGCCTCAATGGTGGCATCGGCTCAAAGGACGATCCGGCCAAGGTTGCGGAAAACCGCCGCCGGATGGCGGAGGCGATGGGCGTTGAGCAAACGCGTTTTCTCAGCGCGCATCAGACCCATTCGCCCGATGTCGCGGTGGCCACGGGCCCCTGGCAAGGAACGTCGCGGCCGCTCGCCGACGCCATCGTGACGCGGACCGAAGGTCTCGCCATCGGCGCCTCCGCGGCCGACTGCGGCCCGATCCTGCTCGCCGATCCGAGCGCGCGGGTCATTGGTGCCGCGCATGCCGGATGGAAAGGCGCGCTGACCGGCGTTGTGGAATCCACCGTCGACGCCATGGAAAAGCTCGGCGCCGAACGCACCGGCATCGTCGCCGCGATCGGGCCGCTGATCCGCCAACACTCGTATGAAGTCGGCAGCGAATTCGTCGAACGTTTTTTGGAGGCCGACGCGGAAAATGGAATGTTCTTCATCCCCGCCGCGCGCGAGGGCCATTCGATGTTCGATCTCGCCGGCTTCATCCGGATGCGGCTCGAAAATGCCGGCGTGCTGATGATCGACGACACCGGCGCCGACACCTATTCCGACGAGCGGTTTTTCAGCTACCGCCGCTCGGTGCACCTGAAAGAGCCGGACTACGGCCGGCATGTTCATTCGATCGTGCTGGAGAGTGATTAG
- a CDS encoding class I SAM-dependent methyltransferase yields MTEYSPLQSELKKLIKTSGPMPVWRYMELCLTHPKFGYYVSRDPLGREGDFTTAPEVSQMFGELLGLWAASVWKAIGSPQLLRLIELGPGRGTLMADALRALRVLPPLYQSLSVHLVEINPVLREKQRSTLSGVRNIAWHDSIDDVPDGPAVIFANEYFDVLPVHQVVRRENGWHERVVELDSHGKLEFGVATDPIPRFEVLLPPLVRAAPIGAVFEWRPDAEIMKIASRVRDQDGAALIIDYGHLRSDAGDTFQAIARHSFADPLKNPGQADVTAHVDFQSLVRASEDIGARVHGPVPQGDFLKRLGIETRAVTLMAKASHEVSEDISSALKRLIGTGRGGMGSMFKVMAVSEPNLTSVAGFADEQETKAELP; encoded by the coding sequence GTGACCGAATATTCGCCGCTGCAGTCCGAGCTCAAGAAGCTGATCAAGACGTCCGGGCCGATGCCGGTCTGGCGCTATATGGAGCTGTGCCTGACGCATCCGAAATTCGGTTACTACGTCTCGCGTGACCCCTTGGGACGCGAGGGCGATTTCACCACCGCGCCCGAAGTCAGCCAGATGTTCGGCGAATTGCTCGGGCTGTGGGCGGCCTCGGTGTGGAAGGCGATCGGCTCGCCGCAGCTGTTGCGCCTGATCGAACTCGGACCCGGCCGCGGCACCTTGATGGCGGATGCGCTGCGCGCGCTTCGGGTGTTGCCGCCGCTCTATCAATCGCTCAGCGTCCATCTGGTCGAGATCAACCCGGTGCTGCGCGAGAAGCAAAGATCGACGCTGTCGGGCGTGCGCAACATCGCCTGGCACGACAGTATCGATGACGTCCCCGATGGTCCCGCGGTCATTTTCGCCAACGAGTATTTCGACGTGCTGCCGGTCCACCAGGTGGTGAGGCGCGAGAACGGCTGGCACGAGCGCGTGGTGGAGCTCGACAGCCACGGCAAGCTGGAGTTCGGTGTCGCCACTGATCCGATCCCCCGTTTTGAGGTGCTGCTGCCGCCGCTCGTGCGCGCGGCCCCGATCGGCGCCGTGTTCGAGTGGCGGCCCGACGCCGAGATCATGAAGATCGCCTCCAGGGTGCGCGACCAGGACGGCGCGGCGCTGATCATCGACTACGGCCATTTGCGCAGCGACGCCGGCGATACGTTCCAGGCCATCGCCCGCCACAGTTTTGCCGATCCGCTGAAAAATCCCGGCCAGGCCGACGTCACCGCGCATGTCGATTTCCAATCGCTGGTGCGCGCCAGCGAGGATATCGGTGCGCGCGTCCATGGCCCGGTGCCGCAGGGCGATTTCTTGAAGCGGCTCGGCATCGAAACCCGCGCGGTGACGCTGATGGCCAAGGCATCGCACGAGGTTTCCGAGGACATCTCCAGCGCGCTGAAGCGGCTGATCGGCACCGGCCGAGGCGGCATGGGCTCGATGTTCAAGGTAATGGCGGTCTCCGAACCCAACCTCACCTCGGTGGCGGGGTTTGCCGACGAGCAGGAAACGAAGGCCGAGCTTCCATGA
- a CDS encoding YdeI/OmpD-associated family protein: protein MGKASSCDLPIIAFQSRQAWDAWLTAQPARSKGLWLKLAKKSSGVASVSRQEAVDTALCYGWIDGQLDSFDDKYWLIRFTPRQPRSIWSEKNRARALELIELGRMRPAGLNEIERAKKDGRWSAAYAGQSTAQVPDDLRAALEKRGKAKKFFETLDSRNRYAILHRIHNAKKTETRIARIEKFVTMLAEGKTIYPLKSSL, encoded by the coding sequence ATGGGAAAAGCCAGCAGCTGTGATCTACCAATCATCGCCTTCCAATCGCGACAGGCATGGGACGCGTGGCTGACCGCACAGCCAGCCCGGTCGAAGGGCCTGTGGCTGAAGCTCGCGAAGAAGTCATCCGGGGTAGCAAGTGTCTCAAGACAGGAGGCGGTCGATACGGCGCTTTGCTATGGCTGGATCGATGGCCAGCTTGACAGTTTCGACGACAAATATTGGCTGATCCGCTTCACCCCGCGTCAGCCCAGGAGCATATGGTCGGAGAAAAACCGCGCCCGGGCGCTTGAGCTGATCGAACTGGGGCGGATGCGGCCGGCGGGATTGAACGAAATCGAACGCGCCAAAAAGGATGGGCGCTGGAGCGCCGCCTACGCGGGGCAAAGCACGGCCCAGGTTCCCGATGATCTCCGCGCCGCCCTGGAGAAAAGAGGTAAGGCAAAGAAATTCTTCGAAACGCTCGACAGCAGGAATCGCTACGCGATCCTGCATCGTATCCACAACGCCAAAAAGACCGAGACGCGGATCGCCCGTATCGAGAAATTCGTCACGATGCTGGCGGAGGGCAAGACCATCTACCCGTTGAAATCCAGCCTTTGA
- the pth gene encoding aminoacyl-tRNA hydrolase: protein MRLFVGLGNPGAKYANNRHNIGFMAVDEIARRHGFAPWRRRFQGATAEGALDHERVVLLRPATFMNDSGRAVQEAANFFKLAAGEITVFQDELELPAAKVRVKVGGGIAGHNGLRSVSSHIGNDYRRVRIGIGHPGIKELVHGHVLSDFAKDDRAWVEALLEAIADNAGLLATGRDSTFANKVHLAMQAKGFFDKDDGSAP, encoded by the coding sequence ATGCGACTTTTCGTTGGCCTCGGCAATCCCGGCGCGAAATACGCCAATAACCGGCACAATATCGGCTTCATGGCCGTCGATGAGATCGCGCGGCGTCATGGTTTTGCACCCTGGCGCCGCCGCTTTCAGGGCGCGACCGCGGAAGGCGCGCTCGATCATGAGCGGGTGGTATTGCTGCGCCCGGCGACCTTCATGAATGATTCCGGGCGTGCGGTGCAGGAGGCCGCGAACTTCTTCAAGCTCGCGGCCGGCGAGATCACCGTGTTTCAGGATGAACTTGAACTGCCGGCTGCCAAGGTGCGGGTCAAAGTCGGCGGCGGCATTGCCGGCCATAACGGGCTTCGTTCGGTGTCGTCGCATATCGGCAACGATTATCGCCGGGTGCGGATCGGGATCGGCCATCCCGGCATCAAGGAACTGGTGCACGGCCACGTGCTGTCCGACTTCGCCAAGGATGATCGCGCCTGGGTCGAAGCGTTGCTCGAAGCGATCGCCGATAACGCCGGACTGCTCGCCACGGGTCGCGACTCGACGTTTGCGAACAAGGTGCATCTGGCGATGCAGGCCAAGGGATTTTTCGACAAGGACGACGGCAGCGCGCCTTAA
- a CDS encoding 50S ribosomal protein L25/general stress protein Ctc → MATVKELKATARPKSGKGAARAERRAGRVPGVIYGNNQPPTTISVDDAELRQRILAGRFLTTIYDIDLEGKKHRVIPRDFHLDPVRDFPIHVDFMRLGEGATIRVSVPLHIMNAETAPGVKRGGTVNIVTHTIDLECSVDNIPQYVDADVSGLEISYSLHLSDIKLPPGVKALLREDVTLVTIVPPSGYAEEMKAAAAAAAAGPAAAAVPGAAAPAAGAAGAAPAAPAAGAAAPAAGAKAPAAGAKAPAGGGDKKK, encoded by the coding sequence ATGGCGACCGTCAAGGAATTGAAGGCGACCGCACGTCCGAAGAGCGGCAAGGGGGCCGCCCGGGCAGAGCGTCGCGCCGGGAGAGTGCCCGGAGTGATCTATGGTAACAACCAGCCCCCCACGACCATTTCGGTCGACGATGCCGAGTTGCGCCAGCGCATCCTGGCCGGCCGGTTCCTGACCACGATTTACGACATCGATCTGGAGGGCAAGAAGCACCGCGTGATTCCGCGCGACTTCCATCTCGATCCGGTGCGCGATTTTCCGATCCATGTGGATTTCATGCGGCTCGGCGAAGGCGCCACCATCCGGGTCAGCGTTCCCCTGCACATCATGAATGCGGAAACTGCGCCGGGCGTGAAGCGCGGCGGCACCGTCAACATCGTCACCCACACCATCGATCTGGAGTGCTCGGTCGACAACATTCCGCAATATGTCGACGCCGACGTCAGCGGTCTGGAAATCAGCTACTCGCTGCATCTGTCCGACATCAAGCTGCCGCCGGGCGTGAAGGCGCTGTTGCGTGAAGACGTGACGCTGGTGACCATCGTGCCGCCGTCCGGCTACGCCGAAGAAATGAAGGCCGCTGCGGCTGCCGCCGCGGCCGGTCCGGCCGCAGCTGCGGTGCCCGGTGCGGCGGCTCCGGCGGCCGGCGCCGCTGGCGCTGCACCGGCCGCGCCCGCGGCAGGGGCTGCGGCTCCCGCGGCCGGTGCGAAGGCTCCGGCGGCTGGCGCCAAGGCGCCCGCCGGCGGTGGCGACAAGAAGAAGTAA
- the lgt gene encoding prolipoprotein diacylglyceryl transferase, whose product MPFLTIAFPVFDPIAIAIGPIAIRWYALAYIGGIVLGWIYARSLLKNEKLWGGPAPITLPQLDDFILWVTVGIILGGRTGYVLFYNLSFFVAHPAEIFELWKGGMSFHGGFLGCVAAVIWFCRKNQLPILSLGDITTAVGPIGLFLGRLANFINSELWGRPADPSLPWAMVFPNGGPLPRHPSQLYEAGLEGILLFTILAVMIRLGALRRPGLILGSFIALYGLARITGECFREPDPQLGFLWGGLTMGMLLSVPMVIAGAVLIVMAWRRNHPKQVPAEGRP is encoded by the coding sequence ATGCCTTTCCTGACCATTGCCTTTCCGGTCTTCGATCCGATCGCGATTGCGATCGGGCCGATCGCGATCCGCTGGTATGCGCTGGCCTATATCGGCGGCATCGTGTTGGGCTGGATTTACGCGCGCTCGCTGCTCAAGAACGAGAAATTATGGGGCGGGCCGGCGCCGATCACGCTTCCGCAGCTCGACGATTTTATTCTTTGGGTCACGGTCGGGATCATCCTCGGCGGCCGCACCGGCTATGTGCTGTTCTACAATCTGTCGTTCTTCGTCGCGCATCCCGCCGAGATTTTTGAACTCTGGAAAGGCGGCATGTCGTTTCATGGCGGCTTTCTGGGCTGCGTCGCCGCGGTGATTTGGTTTTGCCGCAAGAACCAGCTTCCGATCCTCTCGCTCGGCGATATCACCACCGCGGTCGGGCCGATCGGGCTGTTTCTCGGGCGTCTCGCCAATTTCATCAACAGCGAATTGTGGGGCCGGCCGGCCGATCCCAGCCTGCCCTGGGCAATGGTATTTCCCAATGGCGGGCCGCTGCCGCGCCATCCGAGCCAGCTCTACGAGGCGGGACTCGAGGGAATCCTGCTGTTTACCATCCTGGCGGTGATGATCCGCCTCGGCGCCCTGCGGCGGCCGGGCCTGATCCTCGGCAGTTTTATCGCGCTGTACGGATTGGCCCGCATTACCGGCGAATGCTTCCGGGAGCCCGACCCGCAGCTCGGATTTTTGTGGGGCGGCCTGACCATGGGTATGCTGCTGTCGGTGCCGATGGTGATTGCGGGGGCCGTCCTTATTGTGATGGCATGGCGCCGCAACCATCCGAAGCAAGTACCCGCCGAGGGAAGGCCGTGA